From Pseudocalidococcus azoricus BACA0444, the proteins below share one genomic window:
- a CDS encoding LapA family protein, whose protein sequence is MSKNLLFAVIALTVIGIAILSVQNASPAVVSFLFWQSISLPLGVILALTFAIGLLMPMFWL, encoded by the coding sequence ATGTCTAAAAATCTTCTCTTTGCTGTCATTGCCCTCACCGTGATTGGGATTGCCATTTTATCGGTTCAAAATGCCAGTCCAGCCGTGGTTAGTTTCCTATTTTGGCAGTCTATTTCTCTTCCCCTTGGAGTGATCCTCGCTCTCACCTTCGCCATTGGCCTGTTGATGCCCATGTTCTGGCTCTAA
- a CDS encoding thiazole synthase → MLTQDIASPVSAGNLPDPAPLTIAGRSFQSRLMTGTGKYRSMAEMQASLAASGCEIVTVAVRRVQTNAPGHVGLAEAIDWSKIWMLPNTAGCQTAEEAIRVARLGREMAKLLGQEENNFVKLEVIPDPKYLLPDPIGTLEAATQLVKEGFAVLPYINADPLLAKRLEEVGCATVMPLASPIGSGQGLKNAANIQIIVDLVNVPVVVDAGIGSPSEAAQAMELGADALLINTAIAQAEHSPQMARAMALATEAGRLAYQAGRIPIKAYASASSPPTGTIAHPAQI, encoded by the coding sequence ATGTTGACTCAGGATATTGCCTCCCCTGTCAGTGCAGGAAACCTCCCCGATCCGGCTCCCCTCACCATTGCCGGCCGCAGCTTCCAATCGCGGTTGATGACAGGAACTGGGAAATATCGCTCCATGGCTGAAATGCAGGCCAGTCTGGCCGCCAGTGGTTGTGAAATTGTCACCGTTGCCGTCCGCCGCGTCCAAACCAATGCCCCTGGCCATGTGGGGTTAGCCGAAGCCATTGACTGGTCAAAAATCTGGATGTTACCCAATACCGCTGGATGTCAAACCGCAGAAGAGGCGATTCGGGTAGCGCGGTTAGGGCGCGAAATGGCCAAACTATTGGGACAAGAAGAAAATAACTTTGTCAAATTAGAAGTCATTCCGGATCCTAAATATCTCTTGCCCGATCCGATTGGGACGTTAGAGGCAGCCACCCAACTGGTCAAAGAAGGCTTTGCGGTTCTCCCCTATATCAATGCGGATCCCCTCTTGGCCAAACGCCTAGAAGAAGTGGGTTGTGCCACCGTCATGCCCTTGGCTTCTCCAATTGGCTCCGGACAAGGCCTGAAAAATGCCGCCAATATCCAAATCATTGTCGATCTGGTCAATGTCCCGGTGGTGGTGGATGCGGGGATTGGTTCTCCTTCCGAAGCCGCCCAGGCCATGGAATTAGGCGCAGATGCCTTACTGATTAATACGGCCATTGCCCAAGCTGAACATTCCCCCCAAATGGCCCGTGCCATGGCCCTCGCCACTGAAGCTGGACGATTAGCCTATCAAGCTGGCCGAATTCCCATTAAAGCCTATGCCAGTGCCAGTTCACCCCCTACTGGAACCATTGCTCACCCGGCCCAGATTTAG
- a CDS encoding glycosyltransferase, whose translation MRLIQQVLEIGFGILSLTGLSFYIWQTIAVQRFFQRPKLPPLNPAPPVTILVPVCGLEAGAWENWLSLCQQDYSNYNVLFGVRELSDPAVPLLKQLVQTYPYLVRWYHCPEILGVNYKISNLLQLRQYANGQIIVFVDSDIRVTPDYLATVIAPLQNPQLGVVTCGYFDHRPRGLGAALAALGRCLDFIPSILIARMLDGGLKFAVGPTIAVRSQVLTQTGAMELAKNRIGDDYRLGYEAAAAGYGVELSTYVLHNDCGADSLATVFEREVRWARGIRFNRGSQYYGIGFTFGTVYSLGLVLISGAPWTVAILGIVWGIRFLQAWTCCQTMNSEKLWAWIWVLPLRDGLSFLIWLVGCFGRKVHWRGRELELEPGGYLVEKQGFDY comes from the coding sequence ATGAGGTTGATCCAACAAGTCCTCGAAATCGGCTTTGGGATTCTCAGTTTAACGGGGCTAAGCTTTTATATTTGGCAAACGATTGCTGTTCAACGCTTCTTTCAGCGACCCAAACTGCCGCCCCTCAATCCGGCCCCACCCGTGACAATCTTAGTGCCTGTTTGTGGCTTGGAAGCCGGGGCCTGGGAAAATTGGCTTTCTCTTTGTCAGCAGGATTACTCGAATTACAACGTCCTGTTTGGGGTGCGGGAATTATCAGACCCAGCCGTTCCCCTCCTTAAACAACTGGTGCAAACCTATCCCTACCTGGTTCGTTGGTATCACTGTCCAGAAATTCTCGGCGTGAACTACAAAATTAGTAATTTGCTCCAGCTGCGTCAGTATGCCAATGGCCAGATCATTGTTTTTGTAGATAGTGATATTCGCGTCACCCCCGATTATTTAGCAACCGTGATTGCCCCCCTTCAAAATCCCCAACTCGGAGTTGTCACCTGTGGCTATTTTGATCATCGCCCGCGGGGCCTGGGAGCCGCCTTAGCTGCACTGGGACGTTGTTTAGATTTTATTCCAAGTATTTTAATTGCTCGAATGTTGGATGGCGGTCTTAAGTTTGCGGTTGGGCCGACGATTGCTGTCCGGTCTCAGGTATTAACTCAAACTGGGGCAATGGAATTAGCGAAAAATCGGATTGGGGACGATTATCGGCTGGGGTATGAGGCGGCGGCGGCGGGGTATGGGGTTGAGCTTTCCACCTATGTACTCCATAACGATTGTGGTGCAGATTCCCTGGCGACTGTGTTTGAACGAGAAGTCCGCTGGGCCAGGGGGATTCGCTTTAATCGCGGCTCGCAATACTATGGAATTGGATTTACCTTTGGCACCGTCTATAGTCTCGGCTTGGTTTTAATATCTGGAGCACCTTGGACAGTAGCCATTTTAGGGATAGTTTGGGGGATCCGATTTCTCCAGGCCTGGACCTGTTGCCAAACCATGAACTCTGAGAAGCTTTGGGCCTGGATTTGGGTTTTGCCCCTCAGAGATGGCTTGAGTTTTTTAATCTGGCTCGTGGGATGTTTTGGTCGCAAAGTCCATTGGCGGGGCCGAGAATTAGAATTAGAGCCGGGGGGGTACTTGGTGGAAAAGCAGGGTTTCGACTATTGA
- a CDS encoding peptidylprolyl isomerase, translated as MNFQAWHRFFSRFWAVVICGVFLWGLGLGGMSNGAWASGWDYSPLMAALPQGNAVTDGKAILRNALPIDNPTVRELQGNLEDISNQLRAKRWSGIGGDIKKAQRLLETKADKLLASISPDRQPQAQTYLEQLHQTLDALQTAAEAKDRQQLLPLKAQALDQVGGLEDLMVTGFPFQVPAEYGHLPQLLGRATVKLTTSKGEITVVVDGYSAPVTAGNFVDLVQRGFYNQLPFTRAEESYVLQAGDPPGPEDGFIDPKTKTYRAIPLEILTDGDDTPLYGITLEDAGRYLEHPVLPFSAYGTLALARPNEDANGGSSQFFFLLFEPELTPAGLNLLDGRYAVFGYTVDGQEVLGKLRPGDMIEKAEVIAGGENLVS; from the coding sequence ATGAACTTCCAGGCCTGGCACCGATTCTTCTCCCGCTTTTGGGCTGTGGTTATTTGTGGGGTGTTCCTCTGGGGTCTGGGTTTGGGGGGCATGAGCAACGGGGCCTGGGCCAGTGGTTGGGACTATTCTCCCTTAATGGCGGCCTTGCCCCAAGGGAATGCAGTCACGGATGGCAAAGCGATCTTGCGAAATGCCCTGCCCATTGATAACCCCACCGTCCGCGAACTCCAAGGCAATCTGGAGGATATTTCCAATCAACTGCGGGCTAAACGCTGGAGTGGGATCGGTGGTGATATTAAAAAAGCCCAGCGACTCTTAGAAACCAAAGCCGACAAGCTCTTGGCCAGTATTTCTCCAGATCGCCAACCCCAGGCCCAGACCTATCTTGAGCAACTGCACCAGACCCTAGACGCGTTACAAACCGCCGCAGAGGCCAAGGATCGCCAACAACTGCTGCCCCTGAAAGCCCAGGCCTTGGATCAGGTTGGGGGGCTGGAAGATTTGATGGTGACAGGGTTTCCTTTTCAAGTTCCGGCTGAGTATGGCCATTTACCCCAATTATTAGGTCGAGCCACGGTCAAACTAACCACTAGTAAAGGGGAAATCACCGTAGTTGTAGATGGCTATAGTGCCCCAGTCACGGCGGGTAATTTTGTCGATTTAGTCCAGCGAGGATTTTATAATCAGTTGCCCTTTACGCGGGCCGAAGAATCCTATGTTTTACAAGCTGGCGATCCCCCCGGCCCCGAAGATGGCTTCATTGACCCCAAAACGAAAACATATCGGGCCATTCCCCTAGAAATTCTCACTGATGGCGATGATACTCCCCTCTACGGGATCACCTTGGAAGACGCAGGCCGTTATTTAGAGCATCCAGTCCTACCCTTTTCAGCCTATGGAACCCTCGCCTTAGCCCGACCCAATGAGGATGCTAACGGTGGCTCCTCGCAGTTTTTCTTTCTGCTCTTTGAGCCTGAGCTAACCCCAGCGGGTTTGAATTTACTGGATGGCCGCTATGCGGTGTTTGGCTATACCGTGGATGGGCAAGAGGTTCTGGGTAAACTCCGGCCTGGGGACATGATTGAAAAAGCTGAGGTGATTGCAGGGGGAGAAAATCTGGTGTCCTAG